In Amaranthus tricolor cultivar Red isolate AtriRed21 chromosome 5, ASM2621246v1, whole genome shotgun sequence, a genomic segment contains:
- the LOC130814306 gene encoding uncharacterized protein LOC130814306, whose protein sequence is MPLENSNRRRSPELLIRCLISCFTGTITQLALIFVPHFFPLPSLLSQFIISASVFSITLGIFQYIRVLLKIRASAPAFVLFHIIFIWVVYLSVISQAVSLLLNILLNMELAILLIGFLRILTSDPGFVCQDPASLMKASISEDRQHLEDLSSKAEGISLEISNEATSISSRRTRYCRSCKAYVMGFDHHCPGFGNCIGQKNYRLFLLLLAGFITAEASYAMLSYHWINKHLLLKQSSSKIRYNLVVSTMNFLMLQVLWQVVFFAWHVYCVCFNIRTEEWINWRRYPEFHVIIHPSLDQSFSDIRFRNPYSKGIFCNVKDFLLG, encoded by the exons ATGCCTCTCGAAAATAGCAACCGGAGAAGGTCGCCAGAATTACTAATACGGTGTTTGATTTCATGCTTTACCGGCACAATTACTCAACTTGCCCTAATTTTCGTCCCTCATTTTTTCCCATTACCTTCTCTCCTCTCTCAGTTCATCATCTCAG CTTCAGTTTTTTCAATTACTCTTGGAATTTTTCAATATATTAGGGTGTTGCTAAAAATTCGTGCTTCAGCTCCTGCTTTTGTATTGTTccatataattttcatttgggTCGTTTATCTGAGCGTCATTAGTCAAg CTGTTTCATTGCTattaaatattttgttgaacATGGAGCTAGCAATCCTtcttattgggtttttaag GATCTTGACTAGTGATCCAGGTTTTGTTTGCCAGGATCCTGCCAGCTTGATGAAGGCTTCAATTTCAGAAGACAGGCAACATTTGGAG GACTTATCATCTAAAGCAGAAGGCATTAGCTTGGAAATTTCAAATGAAGCG ACTTCTATATCTTCAAGAAGGACGCGGTATTGTAGGAGCTGCAAAGCCTATGTCATGGGATTTGATCATCATTGCCCCGGTTTTGGGAACTGCATAG GCCAGAAGAATTACAGACTTTTCTTGTTGCTTTTGGCTGGGTTTATAACGGCTGAGGCTTCATATGCAATGCTTTCTTATCATT GGATCAACAAACATTTGCTTCTAAAACAGAGTAGCTCCAAG ATTCGATACAACTTGGTTGTGAGCACAATGAACTTTCTAATGCTTCAAGTGCTTTGGCAG GTGGTATTTTTTGCATGGCATGTGTATTGTGTGTGCTTTAATATAAGAACTGAAGAATGG ATCAATTGGAGAAGATACCCAGAATTTCAtgtcattattcatccttcattag ATCAATCCTTTTCAGATATAAGGTTTAGGAACCCTTATAGTAAGGGAATTTTCTGCAACGTGAAGGATTTCTTGCTTGGATGA